One window from the genome of Anguilla rostrata isolate EN2019 chromosome 5, ASM1855537v3, whole genome shotgun sequence encodes:
- the gne gene encoding bifunctional UDP-N-acetylglucosamine 2-epimerase/N-acetylmannosamine kinase isoform X5 has protein sequence MYSAHTGRNPHELYYLSMQRGRDQGDKMEDLSRKRRLRVCVATCNRADYSKLAPIMFGLKADPDSFQLEVVVLGSHLIDDYGNTFRMIEQDDFDIGSKLHTIVRGEDEAAMVESVGLALVKLPDVLQRLSPDVLVVHGDRFDALALATAAALMNIRILHLEGGEVSGTIDDSIRHAISKLAHYHACCTRSAEQHLIAMCEDHTRILLAGCPSYDKLLSAHRRDDHMDIIKAWLGDHVKEQNYIVALQHPVTTDIKNSIKIYELMLDALISFNKKTLILFPNIDAGSKEMVRVMRKKGVEQHPNFRAVKHVPFEQFIQLVSHAGCMIGNSSCGVREAGAFGTPVINLGTRQTGRETGENVLHVRDADTQNKIYHALELQFGKRYPCSKIYGDGNAVPRILKFLQNIDLDEPLQKTFRFPPVKECISQDIDHILETQSALAVDLGGTNLRVAIVSMKGKIVKKYTQANPKTYEARIELILRMCVEATLEAVDFNCRVLGVGISTGGRVNPQEGVVLHSTKLIQEWSSVDLRTPISDKLHLPVWVENDGNCAALAERKFGHGKGAENFVTVITGTGIGGGIVQHGELIHGSSFCAAELGHIMVSLDGPECSCGGRGCVEAYASGLALQREAKRLHDEDLLLAEGMSLKKEEPVSAIDLINAARHGNTKADAVLRTAGNALGIGIVNILHTVNPSLVILSGVLASFYESPVQQVIGQRALSSAQGIRVVTSDLEEPALLGAASMVLDYTTRRTY, from the exons ATGTActccgcacacacaggcaggaacCCTCAC gagcTGTATTACCTGAGCATGCAGAGAGGGCGCGATCAGGGGGACAAGATGGAGGACCTGAGCAGGAAGCGCAggctgagggtgtgtgtggccACCTGTAACCGTGCCGACTACTCCAAACTGGCCCCCATCATGTTTGGCCTCAAGGCCGACCCTGACAGCTTCCAGCtggaggtggtggtgctggggtCCCACCTCATCGACGACTACgg GAACACCTTCCGCATGATCGAGCAGGACGACTTCGACATCGGCTCCAAGCTGCACACCATCGTGCGCGGGGAGGACGAGGCCGCCATGGTGGAGTCGGTGGGCCTGGCGCTGGTCAAGCTGCCGGACGTGCTGCAGCGGCTGAGCCCGGACGTGCTGGTCGTCCACGGCGACCGCTTCGACGCGCTGGCGCTGGCCACAGCGGCGGCGCTGATGAACATCCGCATCCTGCACCTGGAGGGCGGCGAGGTGAGCGGCACCATCGACGACTCCATCCGCCACGCCATCTCCAAGCTGGCGCACTACCACGCCTGCTGCACCCGCAGCGCCGAGCAGCACCTCATCGCCATGTGCGAGGACCACACCCGCATCCTGCTGGCCGGCTGCCCCTCCTACGACAAGCTGCTCTCCGCCCATCGCCGCGACGACCACATGGACATCATCAAGGCCTGGCTGg gtgatcACGTAAAGGAGCAGAACTACATCGTGGCTCTGCAGCATCCTGTCACCACCGACATAAAGAACTCCATCAAGATCTACGAGCTCATGCTGGACGCTCTCATCTCTTTCAACAAGAAAACCCTCATCCTCTTCCCCAACATCGACGCAG GCAGTAAGGAGATGGTGCGGGTGATGAGGAAGAAGGGCGTCGAGCAGCACCCGAACTTCCGGGCGGTGAAGCACGTGCCGTTCGAGCAGTTCATCCAGCTGGTGTCGCACGCGGGCTGCATGATCGGCAACAGCAGCTGCGGCGTGCGGGAGGCGGGGGCCTTCGGGACGCCCGTCATCAACCTGGGCACCCGGCAGACGGGCAGGGAGACGG GTGAAAACGTTCTGCACGTGCGTGATGCGGACACCCAGAATAAGATCTACCACGCCCTGGAGCTGCAGTTCGGAAAGCGCTACCCCTG CTCTAAGATCTACGGCGACGGGAACGCGGTGCCGCGCATCCTGAAGTTCCTGCAGAACATCGACCTGGACGAGCCGCTGCAGAAGACCTTCCGCTTCCCGCCGGTGAAGGAGTGCATCTCACAGGACATCGACCACATCCTGGAGACCCAGAGCGCGCTGGCCGTGGACCTGGGGGGCACCAACCTGCGCGTGGCCATCGTCAGCATGAAG GGTAAAATAGTGAAGAAGTACACACAGGCCAACCCTAAAACGTACGAGGCGCGCATCGAGCTCATCCTGAGGATGTGTGTGGAGGCCACGCTGGAGGCCGTGGACTTCAACTGCAGGGTCCTGGGAGTGG GCATATCGACGGGGGGTCGGGTGAACCCCCAGGAGGGCGTGGTCCTGCACTCCACCAAGCTGATCCAGGAGTGGAGCTCAGTGGACCTGCGCACGCCCATCTCCGACAAGCTCCACCTCCCCGTGTGGGTGGAGAACGACGGCAACTGCGCCGCGCTCGCGGAGAGGAAGTTCGGCCACGGCAAGGGGGCGGAGAACTTCGTCACCGTCATCACCGGgacag GCATCGGCGGGGGCATCGTGCAGCACGGGGAGCTGATCCACGGCAGCAGTTTCTGCGCGGCTGAGCTGGGCCACATCATGGTGTCTCTGGACGGGCCCGAGTGCAGCTGCGGGGGCCGGGGCTGCGTGGAGGCGTACGCGTCCGGCCTGGCCCTGCAGCGCGAGGCCAAGAGGCTGCACGACg aggacCTCTTGCTGGCGGAGGGCATGTCTCTGAAGAAGGAGGAGCCGGTCAGCGCCATCGACCTCATCAACGCCGCGCGCCATGGCAACACCAAAGCCGACGCCGTCCTCAGGACCG ctggcAACGCTCTGGGCATTGGCATAGTGAACATCCTGCACACGGTCAACCCCTCGCTGGTCATCCTATCGGGCGTGCTGGCCTCCTTCTACGAGAGCCCCGTCCAGCAGGTGATTGGCCAGCGTGCCCTAAGCTCCGCCCAGGGCATACGGgtggtgacctctgacctggaaGAGCCTGCCCTGCTGGGCGCGGCCAGCATGGTGCTGGACTATACCACCCGCCGGACTTACTAG
- the gne gene encoding bifunctional UDP-N-acetylglucosamine 2-epimerase/N-acetylmannosamine kinase isoform X2, translated as MQACVTSMQEADLDKGDMESMLCDGHACFPVPPEGCGLKTMELYYLSMQRGRDQGDKMEDLSRKRRLRVCVATCNRADYSKLAPIMFGLKADPDSFQLEVVVLGSHLIDDYGNTFRMIEQDDFDIGSKLHTIVRGEDEAAMVESVGLALVKLPDVLQRLSPDVLVVHGDRFDALALATAAALMNIRILHLEGGEVSGTIDDSIRHAISKLAHYHACCTRSAEQHLIAMCEDHTRILLAGCPSYDKLLSAHRRDDHMDIIKAWLGDHVKEQNYIVALQHPVTTDIKNSIKIYELMLDALISFNKKTLILFPNIDAGSKEMVRVMRKKGVEQHPNFRAVKHVPFEQFIQLVSHAGCMIGNSSCGVREAGAFGTPVINLGTRQTGRETGENVLHVRDADTQNKIYHALELQFGKRYPCSKIYGDGNAVPRILKFLQNIDLDEPLQKTFRFPPVKECISQDIDHILETQSALAVDLGGTNLRVAIVSMKGKIVKKYTQANPKTYEARIELILRMCVEATLEAVDFNCRVLGVGISTGGRVNPQEGVVLHSTKLIQEWSSVDLRTPISDKLHLPVWVENDGNCAALAERKFGHGKGAENFVTVITGTGIGGGIVQHGELIHGSSFCAAELGHIMVSLDGPECSCGGRGCVEAYASGLALQREAKRLHDEDLLLAEGMSLKKEEPVSAIDLINAARHGNTKADAVLRTAGNALGIGIVNILHTVNPSLVILSGVLASFYESPVQQVIGQRALSSAQGIRVVTSDLEEPALLGAASMVLDYTTRRTY; from the exons gagcTGTATTACCTGAGCATGCAGAGAGGGCGCGATCAGGGGGACAAGATGGAGGACCTGAGCAGGAAGCGCAggctgagggtgtgtgtggccACCTGTAACCGTGCCGACTACTCCAAACTGGCCCCCATCATGTTTGGCCTCAAGGCCGACCCTGACAGCTTCCAGCtggaggtggtggtgctggggtCCCACCTCATCGACGACTACgg GAACACCTTCCGCATGATCGAGCAGGACGACTTCGACATCGGCTCCAAGCTGCACACCATCGTGCGCGGGGAGGACGAGGCCGCCATGGTGGAGTCGGTGGGCCTGGCGCTGGTCAAGCTGCCGGACGTGCTGCAGCGGCTGAGCCCGGACGTGCTGGTCGTCCACGGCGACCGCTTCGACGCGCTGGCGCTGGCCACAGCGGCGGCGCTGATGAACATCCGCATCCTGCACCTGGAGGGCGGCGAGGTGAGCGGCACCATCGACGACTCCATCCGCCACGCCATCTCCAAGCTGGCGCACTACCACGCCTGCTGCACCCGCAGCGCCGAGCAGCACCTCATCGCCATGTGCGAGGACCACACCCGCATCCTGCTGGCCGGCTGCCCCTCCTACGACAAGCTGCTCTCCGCCCATCGCCGCGACGACCACATGGACATCATCAAGGCCTGGCTGg gtgatcACGTAAAGGAGCAGAACTACATCGTGGCTCTGCAGCATCCTGTCACCACCGACATAAAGAACTCCATCAAGATCTACGAGCTCATGCTGGACGCTCTCATCTCTTTCAACAAGAAAACCCTCATCCTCTTCCCCAACATCGACGCAG GCAGTAAGGAGATGGTGCGGGTGATGAGGAAGAAGGGCGTCGAGCAGCACCCGAACTTCCGGGCGGTGAAGCACGTGCCGTTCGAGCAGTTCATCCAGCTGGTGTCGCACGCGGGCTGCATGATCGGCAACAGCAGCTGCGGCGTGCGGGAGGCGGGGGCCTTCGGGACGCCCGTCATCAACCTGGGCACCCGGCAGACGGGCAGGGAGACGG GTGAAAACGTTCTGCACGTGCGTGATGCGGACACCCAGAATAAGATCTACCACGCCCTGGAGCTGCAGTTCGGAAAGCGCTACCCCTG CTCTAAGATCTACGGCGACGGGAACGCGGTGCCGCGCATCCTGAAGTTCCTGCAGAACATCGACCTGGACGAGCCGCTGCAGAAGACCTTCCGCTTCCCGCCGGTGAAGGAGTGCATCTCACAGGACATCGACCACATCCTGGAGACCCAGAGCGCGCTGGCCGTGGACCTGGGGGGCACCAACCTGCGCGTGGCCATCGTCAGCATGAAG GGTAAAATAGTGAAGAAGTACACACAGGCCAACCCTAAAACGTACGAGGCGCGCATCGAGCTCATCCTGAGGATGTGTGTGGAGGCCACGCTGGAGGCCGTGGACTTCAACTGCAGGGTCCTGGGAGTGG GCATATCGACGGGGGGTCGGGTGAACCCCCAGGAGGGCGTGGTCCTGCACTCCACCAAGCTGATCCAGGAGTGGAGCTCAGTGGACCTGCGCACGCCCATCTCCGACAAGCTCCACCTCCCCGTGTGGGTGGAGAACGACGGCAACTGCGCCGCGCTCGCGGAGAGGAAGTTCGGCCACGGCAAGGGGGCGGAGAACTTCGTCACCGTCATCACCGGgacag GCATCGGCGGGGGCATCGTGCAGCACGGGGAGCTGATCCACGGCAGCAGTTTCTGCGCGGCTGAGCTGGGCCACATCATGGTGTCTCTGGACGGGCCCGAGTGCAGCTGCGGGGGCCGGGGCTGCGTGGAGGCGTACGCGTCCGGCCTGGCCCTGCAGCGCGAGGCCAAGAGGCTGCACGACg aggacCTCTTGCTGGCGGAGGGCATGTCTCTGAAGAAGGAGGAGCCGGTCAGCGCCATCGACCTCATCAACGCCGCGCGCCATGGCAACACCAAAGCCGACGCCGTCCTCAGGACCG ctggcAACGCTCTGGGCATTGGCATAGTGAACATCCTGCACACGGTCAACCCCTCGCTGGTCATCCTATCGGGCGTGCTGGCCTCCTTCTACGAGAGCCCCGTCCAGCAGGTGATTGGCCAGCGTGCCCTAAGCTCCGCCCAGGGCATACGGgtggtgacctctgacctggaaGAGCCTGCCCTGCTGGGCGCGGCCAGCATGGTGCTGGACTATACCACCCGCCGGACTTACTAG
- the gne gene encoding bifunctional UDP-N-acetylglucosamine 2-epimerase/N-acetylmannosamine kinase isoform X3: MESMLCDGHACFPVPPEGCGLKTMELYYLSMQRGRDQGDKMEDLSRKRRLRVCVATCNRADYSKLAPIMFGLKADPDSFQLEVVVLGSHLIDDYGNTFRMIEQDDFDIGSKLHTIVRGEDEAAMVESVGLALVKLPDVLQRLSPDVLVVHGDRFDALALATAAALMNIRILHLEGGEVSGTIDDSIRHAISKLAHYHACCTRSAEQHLIAMCEDHTRILLAGCPSYDKLLSAHRRDDHMDIIKAWLGDHVKEQNYIVALQHPVTTDIKNSIKIYELMLDALISFNKKTLILFPNIDAGSKEMVRVMRKKGVEQHPNFRAVKHVPFEQFIQLVSHAGCMIGNSSCGVREAGAFGTPVINLGTRQTGRETGENVLHVRDADTQNKIYHALELQFGKRYPCSKIYGDGNAVPRILKFLQNIDLDEPLQKTFRFPPVKECISQDIDHILETQSALAVDLGGTNLRVAIVSMKGKIVKKYTQANPKTYEARIELILRMCVEATLEAVDFNCRVLGVGISTGGRVNPQEGVVLHSTKLIQEWSSVDLRTPISDKLHLPVWVENDGNCAALAERKFGHGKGAENFVTVITGTGIGGGIVQHGELIHGSSFCAAELGHIMVSLDGPECSCGGRGCVEAYASGLALQREAKRLHDEDLLLAEGMSLKKEEPVSAIDLINAARHGNTKADAVLRTAGNALGIGIVNILHTVNPSLVILSGVLASFYESPVQQVIGQRALSSAQGIRVVTSDLEEPALLGAASMVLDYTTRRTY, encoded by the exons gagcTGTATTACCTGAGCATGCAGAGAGGGCGCGATCAGGGGGACAAGATGGAGGACCTGAGCAGGAAGCGCAggctgagggtgtgtgtggccACCTGTAACCGTGCCGACTACTCCAAACTGGCCCCCATCATGTTTGGCCTCAAGGCCGACCCTGACAGCTTCCAGCtggaggtggtggtgctggggtCCCACCTCATCGACGACTACgg GAACACCTTCCGCATGATCGAGCAGGACGACTTCGACATCGGCTCCAAGCTGCACACCATCGTGCGCGGGGAGGACGAGGCCGCCATGGTGGAGTCGGTGGGCCTGGCGCTGGTCAAGCTGCCGGACGTGCTGCAGCGGCTGAGCCCGGACGTGCTGGTCGTCCACGGCGACCGCTTCGACGCGCTGGCGCTGGCCACAGCGGCGGCGCTGATGAACATCCGCATCCTGCACCTGGAGGGCGGCGAGGTGAGCGGCACCATCGACGACTCCATCCGCCACGCCATCTCCAAGCTGGCGCACTACCACGCCTGCTGCACCCGCAGCGCCGAGCAGCACCTCATCGCCATGTGCGAGGACCACACCCGCATCCTGCTGGCCGGCTGCCCCTCCTACGACAAGCTGCTCTCCGCCCATCGCCGCGACGACCACATGGACATCATCAAGGCCTGGCTGg gtgatcACGTAAAGGAGCAGAACTACATCGTGGCTCTGCAGCATCCTGTCACCACCGACATAAAGAACTCCATCAAGATCTACGAGCTCATGCTGGACGCTCTCATCTCTTTCAACAAGAAAACCCTCATCCTCTTCCCCAACATCGACGCAG GCAGTAAGGAGATGGTGCGGGTGATGAGGAAGAAGGGCGTCGAGCAGCACCCGAACTTCCGGGCGGTGAAGCACGTGCCGTTCGAGCAGTTCATCCAGCTGGTGTCGCACGCGGGCTGCATGATCGGCAACAGCAGCTGCGGCGTGCGGGAGGCGGGGGCCTTCGGGACGCCCGTCATCAACCTGGGCACCCGGCAGACGGGCAGGGAGACGG GTGAAAACGTTCTGCACGTGCGTGATGCGGACACCCAGAATAAGATCTACCACGCCCTGGAGCTGCAGTTCGGAAAGCGCTACCCCTG CTCTAAGATCTACGGCGACGGGAACGCGGTGCCGCGCATCCTGAAGTTCCTGCAGAACATCGACCTGGACGAGCCGCTGCAGAAGACCTTCCGCTTCCCGCCGGTGAAGGAGTGCATCTCACAGGACATCGACCACATCCTGGAGACCCAGAGCGCGCTGGCCGTGGACCTGGGGGGCACCAACCTGCGCGTGGCCATCGTCAGCATGAAG GGTAAAATAGTGAAGAAGTACACACAGGCCAACCCTAAAACGTACGAGGCGCGCATCGAGCTCATCCTGAGGATGTGTGTGGAGGCCACGCTGGAGGCCGTGGACTTCAACTGCAGGGTCCTGGGAGTGG GCATATCGACGGGGGGTCGGGTGAACCCCCAGGAGGGCGTGGTCCTGCACTCCACCAAGCTGATCCAGGAGTGGAGCTCAGTGGACCTGCGCACGCCCATCTCCGACAAGCTCCACCTCCCCGTGTGGGTGGAGAACGACGGCAACTGCGCCGCGCTCGCGGAGAGGAAGTTCGGCCACGGCAAGGGGGCGGAGAACTTCGTCACCGTCATCACCGGgacag GCATCGGCGGGGGCATCGTGCAGCACGGGGAGCTGATCCACGGCAGCAGTTTCTGCGCGGCTGAGCTGGGCCACATCATGGTGTCTCTGGACGGGCCCGAGTGCAGCTGCGGGGGCCGGGGCTGCGTGGAGGCGTACGCGTCCGGCCTGGCCCTGCAGCGCGAGGCCAAGAGGCTGCACGACg aggacCTCTTGCTGGCGGAGGGCATGTCTCTGAAGAAGGAGGAGCCGGTCAGCGCCATCGACCTCATCAACGCCGCGCGCCATGGCAACACCAAAGCCGACGCCGTCCTCAGGACCG ctggcAACGCTCTGGGCATTGGCATAGTGAACATCCTGCACACGGTCAACCCCTCGCTGGTCATCCTATCGGGCGTGCTGGCCTCCTTCTACGAGAGCCCCGTCCAGCAGGTGATTGGCCAGCGTGCCCTAAGCTCCGCCCAGGGCATACGGgtggtgacctctgacctggaaGAGCCTGCCCTGCTGGGCGCGGCCAGCATGGTGCTGGACTATACCACCCGCCGGACTTACTAG
- the gne gene encoding bifunctional UDP-N-acetylglucosamine 2-epimerase/N-acetylmannosamine kinase isoform X4 — protein sequence MYSAHTGRNPHSFRLRKSHELYYLSMQRGRDQGDKMEDLSRKRRLRVCVATCNRADYSKLAPIMFGLKADPDSFQLEVVVLGSHLIDDYGNTFRMIEQDDFDIGSKLHTIVRGEDEAAMVESVGLALVKLPDVLQRLSPDVLVVHGDRFDALALATAAALMNIRILHLEGGEVSGTIDDSIRHAISKLAHYHACCTRSAEQHLIAMCEDHTRILLAGCPSYDKLLSAHRRDDHMDIIKAWLGDHVKEQNYIVALQHPVTTDIKNSIKIYELMLDALISFNKKTLILFPNIDAGSKEMVRVMRKKGVEQHPNFRAVKHVPFEQFIQLVSHAGCMIGNSSCGVREAGAFGTPVINLGTRQTGRETGENVLHVRDADTQNKIYHALELQFGKRYPCSKIYGDGNAVPRILKFLQNIDLDEPLQKTFRFPPVKECISQDIDHILETQSALAVDLGGTNLRVAIVSMKGKIVKKYTQANPKTYEARIELILRMCVEATLEAVDFNCRVLGVGISTGGRVNPQEGVVLHSTKLIQEWSSVDLRTPISDKLHLPVWVENDGNCAALAERKFGHGKGAENFVTVITGTGIGGGIVQHGELIHGSSFCAAELGHIMVSLDGPECSCGGRGCVEAYASGLALQREAKRLHDEDLLLAEGMSLKKEEPVSAIDLINAARHGNTKADAVLRTAGNALGIGIVNILHTVNPSLVILSGVLASFYESPVQQVIGQRALSSAQGIRVVTSDLEEPALLGAASMVLDYTTRRTY from the exons ATGTActccgcacacacaggcaggaacCCTCAC AGCTTCCGTTTGAGGAAAAGCCAT gagcTGTATTACCTGAGCATGCAGAGAGGGCGCGATCAGGGGGACAAGATGGAGGACCTGAGCAGGAAGCGCAggctgagggtgtgtgtggccACCTGTAACCGTGCCGACTACTCCAAACTGGCCCCCATCATGTTTGGCCTCAAGGCCGACCCTGACAGCTTCCAGCtggaggtggtggtgctggggtCCCACCTCATCGACGACTACgg GAACACCTTCCGCATGATCGAGCAGGACGACTTCGACATCGGCTCCAAGCTGCACACCATCGTGCGCGGGGAGGACGAGGCCGCCATGGTGGAGTCGGTGGGCCTGGCGCTGGTCAAGCTGCCGGACGTGCTGCAGCGGCTGAGCCCGGACGTGCTGGTCGTCCACGGCGACCGCTTCGACGCGCTGGCGCTGGCCACAGCGGCGGCGCTGATGAACATCCGCATCCTGCACCTGGAGGGCGGCGAGGTGAGCGGCACCATCGACGACTCCATCCGCCACGCCATCTCCAAGCTGGCGCACTACCACGCCTGCTGCACCCGCAGCGCCGAGCAGCACCTCATCGCCATGTGCGAGGACCACACCCGCATCCTGCTGGCCGGCTGCCCCTCCTACGACAAGCTGCTCTCCGCCCATCGCCGCGACGACCACATGGACATCATCAAGGCCTGGCTGg gtgatcACGTAAAGGAGCAGAACTACATCGTGGCTCTGCAGCATCCTGTCACCACCGACATAAAGAACTCCATCAAGATCTACGAGCTCATGCTGGACGCTCTCATCTCTTTCAACAAGAAAACCCTCATCCTCTTCCCCAACATCGACGCAG GCAGTAAGGAGATGGTGCGGGTGATGAGGAAGAAGGGCGTCGAGCAGCACCCGAACTTCCGGGCGGTGAAGCACGTGCCGTTCGAGCAGTTCATCCAGCTGGTGTCGCACGCGGGCTGCATGATCGGCAACAGCAGCTGCGGCGTGCGGGAGGCGGGGGCCTTCGGGACGCCCGTCATCAACCTGGGCACCCGGCAGACGGGCAGGGAGACGG GTGAAAACGTTCTGCACGTGCGTGATGCGGACACCCAGAATAAGATCTACCACGCCCTGGAGCTGCAGTTCGGAAAGCGCTACCCCTG CTCTAAGATCTACGGCGACGGGAACGCGGTGCCGCGCATCCTGAAGTTCCTGCAGAACATCGACCTGGACGAGCCGCTGCAGAAGACCTTCCGCTTCCCGCCGGTGAAGGAGTGCATCTCACAGGACATCGACCACATCCTGGAGACCCAGAGCGCGCTGGCCGTGGACCTGGGGGGCACCAACCTGCGCGTGGCCATCGTCAGCATGAAG GGTAAAATAGTGAAGAAGTACACACAGGCCAACCCTAAAACGTACGAGGCGCGCATCGAGCTCATCCTGAGGATGTGTGTGGAGGCCACGCTGGAGGCCGTGGACTTCAACTGCAGGGTCCTGGGAGTGG GCATATCGACGGGGGGTCGGGTGAACCCCCAGGAGGGCGTGGTCCTGCACTCCACCAAGCTGATCCAGGAGTGGAGCTCAGTGGACCTGCGCACGCCCATCTCCGACAAGCTCCACCTCCCCGTGTGGGTGGAGAACGACGGCAACTGCGCCGCGCTCGCGGAGAGGAAGTTCGGCCACGGCAAGGGGGCGGAGAACTTCGTCACCGTCATCACCGGgacag GCATCGGCGGGGGCATCGTGCAGCACGGGGAGCTGATCCACGGCAGCAGTTTCTGCGCGGCTGAGCTGGGCCACATCATGGTGTCTCTGGACGGGCCCGAGTGCAGCTGCGGGGGCCGGGGCTGCGTGGAGGCGTACGCGTCCGGCCTGGCCCTGCAGCGCGAGGCCAAGAGGCTGCACGACg aggacCTCTTGCTGGCGGAGGGCATGTCTCTGAAGAAGGAGGAGCCGGTCAGCGCCATCGACCTCATCAACGCCGCGCGCCATGGCAACACCAAAGCCGACGCCGTCCTCAGGACCG ctggcAACGCTCTGGGCATTGGCATAGTGAACATCCTGCACACGGTCAACCCCTCGCTGGTCATCCTATCGGGCGTGCTGGCCTCCTTCTACGAGAGCCCCGTCCAGCAGGTGATTGGCCAGCGTGCCCTAAGCTCCGCCCAGGGCATACGGgtggtgacctctgacctggaaGAGCCTGCCCTGCTGGGCGCGGCCAGCATGGTGCTGGACTATACCACCCGCCGGACTTACTAG